The Dryobates pubescens isolate bDryPub1 chromosome 7, bDryPub1.pri, whole genome shotgun sequence nucleotide sequence ggcagaaagggacctgggggtactggttgagagtaggctgaacatgagccagcagtgtgcccaggtggccaggaaggccaatagtatcctggcctgtatcaggaatggtgtggccagcaggagcagggaggtcattctgcccctgtgccacactggttaggccacaccttgagtcctgtgtccagttctggggccctcagtttaagaaggacattgagactcttgaacgtgtccagagaagggcaacgaggctggggagaggccttgggcacagccctgtgaggagaggctgagggagctggggttgcctagcctggagaagaggaggctcaggggtgacctcattgccctctacaactacctgaaaggtggttgtggccaggtgggagttggtctcttctcccaggcaaccagcaccagaacaagaggacacagttcttcccagcaagagagattggccattggaatgtgctgcccagggaggtggtggagtacccatcactggaggtgttctaaaaggaattggacatggcacttggtgccatggtttagttagtcctgaggtgttgggtgacaggttggactcaatgatctttgaagtgttttccaaccttagtgattctatgattgtatgttcatgttttcacagaatcacagaatcagtctgggttggaagagacctcaaagatcatcaagtccaacctgtcaccacagacctcatgactaaaccatggcattttGAAGCAGTTTAGAGTGACTTGGTATAAAGCATTATAAAGACAGAAAATACCAGAGTGTGAAATGAATTCTAGAATCCCAAATTTCATCCCAAATTTGGGAAGACAAGCTACAGCTGCTTCCAACCATAAGTAGAGAGCTGTAAAAAGTGCTATGTTAAGAAAAGAGtagttcatagtatcatagtatcagtcagggttggagggaccccaaggatcagctagttccaacccccctgccatgggcaaggacaacccacactagatcaggctggccagagtctcatccagcctgggcttaaacacctccagggatggggccccaaccacctccctggacaacccattccagggcttcaccactctcatgggcaagaacttcctcctcacctccagcctcaatctccccacctccagcttcattccattccccctagtcctatcactacctgagatcctcagaagtccctccccagccttctttgaggcccccttcagatactggtaggccacaattaggtcacctcagagcttcCACTAAACTCAGTTTCATTGCTGAATATGGTTGCCAACATTTCAGGATTTATGTCCCACCATGCAGCCTATTTACTTCACCTTTGCTTTATGGAAGTGAAGAGTTGCTCATAGGCTTTGAATTATGACTGAATTAGGATGTCTTCCATGGCAGCAAGTCCTTAAATACACCCTTACATATTTGAGTTTCATGTTGAGATACTTATGAAGGCTGGATgtaggcttgatgatctctgaggtcttttccaacctgattgattctatgattgctgtCTCCCCAGAATGTGTTCTTTTCTATACTGGGAGTCTTTCTGGGTAGATTTTCATTAGTACTCCAATATATCTGGATTTCTGAAATCCCTGACAGAGCTGAAGCATTACAGCTGTGGAGAGACAGAGCAAGGAGCTGGTTGTCTGCAAAAAGCAGCAAGAATAATACAAGAAATGGCATTCAAAAGGTCAAGAGTGGGAGGATGCAAGAAGCACCATGAAAGCCAAAGGGTGAAACCCTGGCTGAGAGCTTGAGAATGGgctgggaatagaatagaatagaatagaatagaatggaatggaatggaatggaatggaatggaatggaatggaatggaatggaatggaatggaatggaatagaacaaaccaggttggaaaagacctttgagatcatcgagtccaacctatcacccaacaccatctaatcaactaaaccatggcaccaagggccccatccagtctcctcctaaacacccccagggatgggtttGCTTTTAGTTTGGGTTAATGTATTATAAAGCAAAGGTAATGATTCTCATGGGAGTCTACCTGAACAGGTGGAATACAAATCATAGCAATCACATTTGCAGGCTGCTAATctaatctactaaaccatggcaccaagcacctcaccaggctcctcttaaagagctccagtgatggtgactccaccacctccctgggcagcacattccaatggccagtctctctctctatgaagaacttcttcccaacatccagtctaaacctcccctggtgcagcttgagactgtgtcttcttgttctggtgctggttgcctgggagaagagaccaacccccacctggctacaacctcccttcagggagctgtagagagcaagaaggtctcgcctgagcctcctcttctccaaacaagGGATGGCActgggaaagaaatggaaagactAAACTGTTGGAGTGGTCATGAGAAAGCTCTGGAGAAGGACACACAGGGCATGAGGAGGTCACATGTCATGAAGGTTACTTTTGCACCGTGCCTCCTGCTCCACTGAAACAAACTGAATGCTGGAAAGAGATGAagatgcacattccagagagctCTGGCTGTCATGCTCATCCTGCCAGAAACACACTGGTGCTTTGGCAAGGAACATGCCCCAAATTACCAATAGGGCATTCTTCATTTCAGTTGCTATTTCAAGATAAAAAGGTGCTAGGTGGGAAGACACAAATATCCtggaacaaggctggtgagaggtctgcagcacaagccctatgtggagaggctgagggagctggggttgttcagcccggagaagagtcatcctacagcttcctgaagggaggctgtagccaggtgggggttggcaaccagcaccagaacaacaggacaagaggggattggacgtggcacttgaagccatggtttagttggtcctgaggtgttgggtgctgggttggacttgatgatctctgaggtcttttccaaccttattgattctatgattctgtcattccaAGTGAATATCTGAGGACTATCCCTCGCCCTAGAACTGGTTATGATCAGGTAACAAAAGCAGCATTCCAGTAGATCCTTACTGTGGTGCACAAAGAACTCAGGAATATGAAGCTAGAAGAACTGCTTTTATTGGGGGTTTagtgcttttgctttgttttaattcaTCAGCAGAATATTTACTGGAGGAGTTGCAGAAGCCAGTTTCAGTTAACAAAAATGCCAATGATTTATTTATTGCCATCACTCAGGGAAAGGGCAGCAGTTGCTGGTTCTGAATATTTAACATTGAAGCAAGCCACTCTGGAGCCTGCATGTTCCAGTGAAGCACTGCAAGCCAGCAAGCTCCACATGTCCTCCAAATTAAAGGTGGGATTGCTGTGAATGTAGGCTCCTGCATACTCCTGCAGGGACTGAGTCTTCTTCAGACCTCAGCTTTGGGTGGTCATGAGCAGGCTGttgaatgggatgggatggggtgggatgggatgggatgggatgggatgggatggggtggaatggaatggaatggaatggaatggaatggaatggaatggaatggaatagaatagaatagaatagaatagaatagaatagaatagaatagaatagaatagaattaaccaagttggaagagacctttgagatcatcacatcccacctatcacccaacaccatctaatcaactaaaccatggcaccaagcaccccatccagtcttctcctaaacacctccagggatgatgactccaccacctccctgggcagcacattcctatggccaatctctctttctgggaagaatttcttcctaacatccagcctaaacctcccctggtacagcttgagattgtgtcctcttgttgtggtgctggctgcctgggaagagaccttagCTTCTGCCTGAGCAGTGACCTGTTACAAAAGCCCAGGTAAGGAGGTATGAGGTGAatctgcagctcagggggcaTTACCTCTGTAGCATTCATCTCAGGGAAATTGTAATTTGCTTTCCTTCATGCATCATTTATAATAActtccaggagagcagcaggagggagagatggGCATCACTGTCTTCCTCTACCCAAAGCTAGCTACAGCGAGATGCCTTTTGAAACACTGAAGGGCTGTTATTAGCTCaattcccctccttcctcagtTTTCTCAGGGACTCAAGCAATGATCCTCAGTCTGTCAGGCTGCTAAATGCCCCAACTGCCCAGATGTTTCTTGAGAAAAAGATTCAGAAGCAACAGGGtagtatagaatggaatggaatggaatggaatggaatggaatggaatggaatggaatggaatggaatggaatggaatagaatagaatagaatagaattagaattaaacaggttggaaaagacctcagagatcatcaagtacaacctaacacccaataccatctaatcaattaactgtggcaccaagcaccccatccagtctcttcctaaacacctccagggatggtgactccaccacctccctgggcagcacattccaatggccaatctctctttctatgaagaacttcttccttctccaggctaagcaaccccagctccctcagcctctcctcacagggctgtgctccagacccctccccagctttgttgcccttctctggacaccttccagcaactcaacatctttcctaacctgaggggcccagaactggacacaggactcaaggtgtggcctaaccagtgctgagtacagggacagaatgacctccctgctcctgctggccacactgttcctgatgcaggacaggatgccacccttctggctcatgttcagcctcctatcaaccagtccccccaggtccctttctgcctggctgctctccagccactctgaccccagcctgtagcactgcatggggttgttgtggccagtgtgtagaacccagcatttagatgtgttcaatctcatgcccttggattctgcccatctgtccagcctgtcaaggtccctctgcagagctcttctaccctctaacagatcaacacctgcccccagcttggtgtcatggaaacatcctcagcagaagaaaagtTCCATCACCATTACCACCCTCCTAGCACATGGAAGAGAGAAAATTCAGGGTATTTTTAAAGGAGACCATTTCAAACCTCATAGCCAGTTTGCAAGCCGACATGCTGGCTGGACTGTTTAAAATCAATATTTAGCAGCACACACTGTGGGGCTAAGTGGCACAGAATTCAATACTAAGATCAGTACACAACTTAGGACTGTCATGATGCTTCATTATCTGAAGCTTTCTTTTTGAGTGCTTAAGGCACTCACAGCTAAACAGTGGAATGTCCTCATGACTGGCTATGGTTATAGCCATCCTAGAGCTAAACCATCCAGCAAGCCTCCAGCCGCCCCTCATGATACAAGAGCAAGATTTAACCATGCTCACAGTGACCACCCACTAGCTGTCATCCTCATTTTAATGAAGGGTGAGGCTTTCCAGGACCCAGCTCAGCAGAGACAGTGACTTATTCTTCTGAAACTTTAACACTGTCTAGGTGGTGAAGGTTCGTTTTTCACAAGCTGAAGGGAGATCTGAAACTGCAGTCTTCCTGAGGCTTGGTTGTGACCACAGTGTGAGagagaatgggatgggatgggataggataggataggataggataggataggataggatagaatagaataggataggataggataggataggataggataggataggataggataggataggatagaatagaataggataggataggataggataggataggataggataggataggatagaatagaataggataggataggataggataggataggataggataggataggataggataggatagaataggatagaataggatagaatcgAATAGGATagaatcaaatagaatagaatagaatagaatagaatagaatagaatagaatagaatagaatagaatagaatagaatagaatagaatacatagagtagactacatagaatacatagaatcagtaaggttggaaaagacctcaagtatcatcaagtccaacctagcacccaagacctcatgactaacaaaaccatggcttcaagtgccacatccaatcccctcttgaacacctccagggactgtgactccagcacctccctgggcagcacattccaatggccaatctctctttctgggaagaaatacaggataggataggataggataggataggataggataggatagcctagcctagcctagcctagcctagaaTAACATAGCATAGGATtaaccttcgagatcatcaaaaGAGATTaggttagaatacatagaatacataaaataaaccaggttggaagagaccttcaagatcatcgcgtccaacccatcaaccaatccaacaccgcccaagcaactaacccacggcaccaagcaccctgtcaagtcttctcctaaaaacctccagtgatggcgactccaccacctccccaggcagccaattccaatgtgcaatcactctttctgtatagaaatttttcctaacatccagcctgaacctcccctggcgcagcctgagactgtgtcctcttgttctggtactgcttgcctgggagaagagaccaacatccgtctgtctacaacctcccttcaggtagttgtagagagtaataaggtcacccctgagcctcctcttctccaggctaagcaaccccagctccctcagcctctcctcgtagggcttatgttccaaacccctcaccaactttgttgctcttctctggactcgttccagcaagtcaacctccttcctaaactgaggggcccagaactggacacagtactcgaggtgcggcctaaccagtgcagtgtacaggggcagaatgacctccctgctcctgctggccacactgttcctgatgcaggccaggatgccattggccctcttagctgcctgggcacactgcaggctcatgttcagtctaccgtcgaccagcacccccaggtccctctcagcctgactgctctccagccactctgaccccagcctgtagctctgcatggggttgctgtggccaatgtgcagaacccggcacttggatgtgttaaatctcatgccattggactctgcccatctgcccagcctgtcgaggtccctctgcagagcctctctaccctccagcagatcaactcctgcccccagcttggtgtcgtcagcaaatttactgatgatggactcgatgccctcgtccagatcatcaataaagatgttaaagagcatggggcccagcactgatccctggggcacaccactggtgactggctgccagctggatgtggcaccattcaccaccactctctgggctcggccctccagccagttcctaacccatcgcagtgtgctcccatccaagccatgggctgacagcttggccaggagtttgctatggggaacggtgtcaaaggccttgctgaggtccaggtagactacatccacaggcctccccacatccaccaggcgggtcacctgatcatagaaggagatcaggttggtcaggcaggacctgcccttcctaaacccatgctggctgggcctgatcccttggccatcctctaagtgttgtgtgattgcactcaggatgacctgctccataatctttcctggcactgaggtcaggctgacaggcctggaattccctggctcatccaaccggcccttcttgtggatgggtaccacgttggccagcttccagtcatctgggatctctccagtgagccaggactgatgaaaaataatggagagtggcttggccagctcatctgctagctctctcagcaccctaggatggattccatctggtcccatttacttgtgggggtctaagctgctgaggagagctcctatcacttgctcatggaacacagggaaaccatgcagctccctggctccctctgccagctctgcaggccagctgtctggtagacgttctttccagctagtaaaaactagATTAAATTAGATtagattggattggattggattgggttggattggattggattggaatggaatggaatggaatggaatggaatggaatggaatagaatagaatagaatagaatagaatagaatagaatagaatagaatagaatagaatggagtagaatagaatagaatggagtagaatagaatagaatagaatagaatggagtagaatacaatggaatggaatggaatggcatggcatggaatggaatagagtagaatggagtggaatggaatggaatggaatggaatggaatggaatggagtggaatggagtggagtggagtgaaatggaatggaatggaatggcatagactagaatagaatagagtggaatagagtggaatggaatggaatggattggaatggaatggaatggaatcagAATGGAATagatggcatggcatggaatgggatggaatagaatggaatggaatagactagagtaGGGTGGAgtggattggaatggaatggaatggaatagaatagaacagaacagaacagagcagaatggaatgggatagaattaacctggttggaaaagcccaacctatcacccaacaccatctaatcaactaacccacggcattCTTCAGCCATAGTTAAACCACTGTTGACAGCATGGAAGACAGGGTATTCTTGTGCCTTACTGGAATACTTTACCTTTTCTCAGGCGTGGGGTTCATCTTAACACCAGGCACTTAGTCAGCCAGTGAAGGAAAGAGACTTGCACAGCGTGCTCCGACCAAAACGCTTCTGTGAATCACCCTGGATGCACTTTCCAGCAGGAAGTGTTGCTTGCCCCCTTGTTGGAGGGCAAGTAAAGACTCAACTAGCCTCTTTAAAATGTCTCATAAAATTGTATTAACAAAAGAGCAAATACATTACACAGAGACCGTCACCACAGGATGTTTACATAATGCCCACTGTGGACGAGTACTAAATACCATAAAAGAcctgagaccccccccagaAAAAGTCCACAAGTCTTGGCTCTCACGAGGCAGCTAGAGCCccatttctcttccccctcttccccctcacaTTTCAGCTTCTGCACTGTGGACTTTGCTGGTGGTTATTGCAATCCCTATCGCGAGGCTCCCGTTGTCGGCAAAGAGCTGGGCCAGGGAAGTGTTCAGCACGAGGCAATCCCCGTCCGAAATGACGGAGtccacacactccagcaccGACCTGGGGGTTGCCTCCCACTTAAGGCGCCTCTGGTTCCTGTTGAGCTCCAGCCGGTAGGTGAAGTTGTCGGCTTGGGTCGGCGTGCCGATCAGCATCATGGTGGCAAAGAACTGGGGGTGGCCTTCATACTTCTCCTGCTTCCTGAGAACCAGCAAAAACTGGTGGCCAAGGCAGGAGTGCATGATGATCCAGTCTGTGGGGGCGGGGAGGTGCATGTCCGTGGCCAGGAAGACAATCTCTGCTCCCTGAAGTATGTTGATGCGGTGGGTCTGTCTCAGGtgggacaccaccacctccaggtGCCCTTCCCATGGGCAGGAGAAGAGTGGGCAGGTGCAGGGAACAAGCTGGGGGTCGTGCACTGCTTCGTGGTGatggcagggaggaaggaggccTTGGTCCGTGGATGTCTGGGCAGCTGCACAACGGGTCGGTGCATACTACGGGAAGAGAGAAATGACATGTAACAGCAGGCAGGCCAGGAGCTCGGGCAGGTGTGCGACCTGCAAGCCCCACAGGCATCAGGCACCTAATACCCCACCCAAAACAGCAGGGGAGGGAATGCCAGCAATTCAGAACACTGGAGATCAGGGCAATCCAGACCTGGATCTCCACAGCAAAAGGTAtcctggaatggaatggaatggaatggaatggaatggaatggaatggaatagaatagaatggaatggaatggaatggaatggaatggaatggaatggaatggaatggaatggaatggaaaagaatttaataaaccaggttggaaaagacctttgagctcactgagtccaacctatcacccaacaccatctcatcaactaacccatggcaccaagcaccccatccagtctcttgctaaacacctccagtgatggtgactccaccacctccctgggcagcacattccaatggccaatctctcgtgctgagaagaatttcttcctaagctccagcctaaacctcccctggcacagcttgaaactgtgtcctcttgttgtggtgctggttgtctggaagaagagaccaacccccacctggctacaacctcccttcaggtaactgtagacagcaagaaggtctcccctgagcctcctcctctccaggctaagcaaccccagctccctcagcctctcctcacagggctgtgctccagacccctccccagctttgtcgcccttctctggacaccttccagcaactcctTGCTCTCAGTGCTTATCAAATTAAGAGAATGAATTTCTAAATTCAATTAcatcctccctggaagtgctttCTCTGACTTTGGTAATCTTTGGAGAAGAATTATACACAATCTGTAAAGCTTCCCATTTAAAAATCTGAtttcctaatctgaggggcccagaactggacacaggactccaggtgtggcctaaccagtgctgagtccaggggcacaatgacttccctgctcctgctggccacactattcctgatgcaggccaggatgccattggccttcttggccacctgggcacattgctggctcatgttgagcctactatcaaccagtccccccaggtccctttctgcctggctgctctccagccactctgaccccagcctgtagcactgcatggagttgttgtggccagtgtgtagaacctggcagttagatgtgttcaatctcatacccttggactctgcccatctgtccagcctggcaaggtcgcactgcagagctctcctaccctctaagagatcaacacttgcccccagcttggtgtcatggactctgcccatcagtGGTGGCAGTTACCTCGTTCTCCAGCAGAAGAAAGGAGCCGGTCGAGCCACGGTAAATCACTTCAAATGAAAGTGATGTATGTGCTTAAAGAACAATTTCATTAGTTTGGCAGGGAAAATATGATTAAaaggggaggggttggggggaaagaaagcctAACAAAGCAAGGACAGCATGGGGCATTTTATATAGTTAAGGCTCTTGCAGCTCAGAACAAGGAAATGAAATATGCATGGCTTTATGATTCTTTAATGAAACACACAGGCAAAGACAAGCCTTCCTCCTGCAACAGTGTGCTTTATAGCACTCATAAGTTGTGAAAGAAAAGCCAGGGTTGAGTGTATACAGTgcttgctttgtgtgtgtgtgtgcttgtcaGTGTATTTTTGCTTAATTGATGTGCTTACCTCCACAAACCTTCAAACTGGTCTCAAAGGTGGGTGGATGGCGAGTTCAGGGCATTCCTACACTAAAGGAAATCTGAGTTGAAGTAGGGCAGCTggtacagaaagcagcagctcttgcagaAGGATTCCACATGAGGACTAGGGAGCAAACCCCTGTCAAGTGGATGTTTTTGAAGAGAAATGAGACTTATTCAGCCAAAAGTATATTTAAATGCAGTACTGTTCAGGAAGAGCAATGGCTCTCCACAATAACTCTGTGCACAGGCAAACCCTGAGGCACAGGCATGCTGGTCATGATTCATCCTATCCAATTTTAAGTGTTTGCTTGAACCATTGAGATGGAAACCTGGTTATCTTGGGTTGCCTCTGTAATCAGTGAAGGGAGGCAGacctgagaatcatagaatcatagaatcaacaaggttggaaaagaccacagagacCTTCCTGGAGGAAGACCCAGATCTTAGCTGGAGTAATTAATTTCCTAGGGGTGGCACAGGTGCCACcttataggctggggtcagagtggctggagagcagccaggcagaaagggacctgggggtactggttgataggaggctgaaTATGagacagcagagtgcccagggggccaagaaggccaatggcatcctggcctgcatcaggaacggtgtggccagcaggagcagggaggtcattgtgcccctggactcagcactggttaggccacaccttgagtcctgtgtccagttctgggccccttagtttagaaaagatgttgagttgctggaaggtgtccagagaagggcaacaaagctggggaggggtttggagcacagccttgtgaggagaggctgagggagctggggttgcttagcctgcagaagaggaggctcaggggagaccttcttgctgtctccagctccctgaagggaggttgtagccaggtgggggttggtgtcttctcccaggcaaccagtaccagaacaagaggacacagtctcaagctgtgccaggggaggtttaagct carries:
- the SIAH3 gene encoding seven in absentia homolog 3, with the translated sequence MLFFTQCFGAVLDLIHLRFQHYKAKRVFSAAGQLVCVVNPTHSLKYAPTRCAAAQTSTDQGLLPPCHHHEAVHDPQLVPCTCPLFSCPWEGHLEVVVSHLRQTHRINILQGAEIVFLATDMHLPAPTDWIIMHSCLGHQFLLVLRKQEKYEGHPQFFATMMLIGTPTQADNFTYRLELNRNQRRLKWEATPRSVLECVDSVISDGDCLVLNTSLAQLFADNGSLAIGIAITTSKVHSAEAEM